AATGCGGCAGTTAAAGAAATTGAAGAACGTGTAAACCATAAGAATCTAAATGTGTCTACTATTCACGACTTTTTATGGGATAATATCAAGCATTTTCAGAAGGAGCTAAAATCTGCCATTATTACATTAGCGAATGATGTAGAAGCTAAAATTTCTATCGATGAAGGAAGAGCTATTCCGGCCGATTATTTTAATAATCTTGAAAAAGGGGTTCAATACAAAGAGTACTTAAAACTCAAAGAGGGAATTATTTCTCATGACGAATTATTGATCATAGCGAATTTCCTTTTCGAAAATCACCCAAAGCTTAGCTCTATCGTTAAAGATAAATTCCAGTTTATTTTCATTGACGAATACCAAGATACAAGCAAGTCAGTCGTTGCTATTTTCTTAAATCACTTCAGAAAAAGCCAGAAGAAAAACCTTATCGGGTTCTTTGGAGATGCCATGCAATCAATTTATGATGATGGTATTGGGAACCTAGATGAATACAAGGGAGATGCAGCAGATATGGTCCGTGAGGTCAAGAAAACACAAAATAGAAGAAGCCCCCTAAAAATAATTGAATTGGCTAACAGATTAAGAACGGATGGAATAGTACAGGAGCCTTCAATTGATGAGGGTGCACCGAACATGGTAGCTGGACAGGTAAAAGAAGGCAATATTCTGTTTATTCATTCAAATAATGGTGATGTTGCAGCAGTAAAGCAGTACTTGACTCATAACCACAATTGGGATTTTAGCAATGCCAAGGAAACTAAAGAATTAAATCTTACCCATAACCTAATTGCTGATAAAGCTGGTTTCCGGACGCTGATGGATATTTATGATAGTGATCCAGTGATTGGGTTGAAGAATGATATCTTAAATAAAATCAAAAACAGCAATAAGAAAGGTTTATCTGAGATTGAGATAACCGAAGATGATAGTTTTGATACTGTTGTTAATAAACTTCAACTAAAGAATAAGCAAAGGCAACTCAAAAAGGAGTTACTGCTTCAAGATGACAATAACGCCAATCTTTATAACCAATTGAAGCACAAGCCTTTCTCAGAAGTTAAAAAAATCTATCTGTCTAAAGACGCCTTAATTGACGACAAAAAGCAAGATGAAAATGGCGATCACAAAAAAGGGTCAAAACGTGACAGTTTGATAAAACACCTCTTTAAGATCCAAAGTAATATCGTGTTATACAAAACTGGGCGATACAACGAGTTTCTTAGAGTTACTGATTATAGATACAAAATTAACCAAGTTACAGATAAGCGGACTTTAAAAAATAATATTGAAAGTTTAGTCAATGTAGGTAATAAAACAATCGAGGAAGTAATCAATGATGCTCATGAAAGAGGTATTTGCCTAATAGATGATACGTTAGAGAAGTTTATAGTAAAGAATGAGTACTTATATAATAGGGTAAAAGAAGTTCAATTTGAAGAATTTCAAAAGTTGTATGACTACTTGGAAGGTAAAACTCCTTTCTCTACACAACACAAAACTAAAGGAACAGAATTTAATAATGTACTTGTTGTTTTAGACAACGGGGGCTGGAATAACTACAACTTTGAAAATCTATTTCTAAACACAGGTAAAGAAAGCGTTCTCAAAAGAACACAAAAAATATTTTATGTTTGCTGTACCCGGGCAAAAGAAAATTTGGTGGTTTTCTATCATAACCCTAGTAAGCAAGTGATAGTTTCTGCAACTGAGTGGTTTGGAGCTAAAAATATTGTAGCCATTTAAAAAGTAAATCCTACCACTAAATTGAGATAAATATTGGTTGCTGCCTATAACATCAGTGCTACTCTCACTCCTATTGTATAAATTTAGCCTTTTTATAAAGGCTATACCATGGGAGAATACACAACTGCAGCAGATGATAACCTGTTAGGCATAGCCGACAAAGCACAGCTCAACGAACTGGAGGCAAAGGGAGTGCTGCGAGCAGAGGAGTACATGCTGGACCTGGACTTTCCAGTCGAAATCACTACCAGCCTCATTTTAGATATTCATAGAACTGCATTCGGTGAAGTTTATGAGTGGGCGGGAAAGTGGAGAAACAAGGATTTACAGGTAGGGTCCTATACGCCACCAAGGTTCTTTGATATTCCCCGCCTAATGTCGGAGTTTATCTATGACCTCAACTACCGGCTACAGAACTTAGATAACAATAACACAAATACATTGGTGAGGGATCTGGCTTGGGCGCATCACAAGATGGTGCACATACACCCCTTTGTGAACGGTAACGGCCGCTCAGCACGCCTGATTACGGACCTATTGGCTTACATGCACGGCTATCAAAGTGTGGAGCTGTATCAACGAGAAGGGGATGGCAGAAAAAAATATCTGCAAGCCGTGAAGCTTGCAGATACACATGATTTCTCAGAATTGGAGCAGATGATTAGGGCGCAGCTTAAGCCTTTGTAAGCCGCTGCTCCTCCTTCACCTCACTGTATAGCTTCTCCAGGCGGTCTTTGCTTACGCCCTGGTTCTCCAGCAGCATAGAGCCGTGCACCGACTTTACCACCATCGAGCGCACAAATGCCTCATCCTTCAGCTTTGGGTAACGGTCTCTAAGTTTCATGGTCTTTTTTTAGTAGAGTACTTGCGGCAATGCTGCTACAATACAAATAGCTGTCATCAACGACGTTAGCAAAGATAGTTGTTTGTACGCTACAAGCAATACCAGTGCCAATAATAACAACAATGATAGTGCATACGATAATTCCAATCCAAAAGTTAAAGCTGGCGAAAGTCTGGGTATGGGTATAAACCATAAGGCAAAAAGGATAAAGAAGCAGAGGGTTCTGTAGAGCCGGGAGGATGCTCTTCTATTGAGGCAGAAGGAACTCATTTCAATGATGCTTGTACAACCGTAGCCTATGAACTGGCTGGAACTCTAGAAAAGGGTCTTGCTTGTGCAGTTGAAAGTAAACGTCAGATTATGCATAAAGCTAAGTTTACTTTAACTTACTGTCCGTAAACCTAGTCTCCAACCGATGGCGCAACTCTACTCTCCCATATTTTCCAGAAAATACCTCAAATCCAAAGCCCAGAACTTCCACCTGTCCCAGTTCCCAGACCTGGCAAAGAAGCGGGCATTCATTGAAAAATGGCAGAGTGGTATTAAAAGTGGCAAAATCCTGAAGCAGAAAGAAGAGGAACTGCAGAGTGAGTTCCTGAATATTTTCTTTGGGGAGGTGCTTGAGTATGTGTATAGCCCAGAGGCAACGAGATGGAACCTAAGCAAAGAGCACAAGTCTGACTCAGACAGTACAAAGGCTGACGGTGCATTGGGTTATTTCTGGATGTTCGGCAGTGAGCGCAAAGCGGATGTGAGGGCTGTGATTGAGCTGAAGGACGCGCGAACTGATCTTGACAAGCCGCAGAACCGTTTCCACGACAAGCGCAGCCCCGTGGAACAGGCCTTCAGCTACGTTCCGAAAGCCGGCGGCAACTGCCGCTGGGTACTGGTCAGCAACTTTCTGGAGATAAGGCTGTACCACCACTCCGATCAGAGCCGCTATGAACAGTTCGATGTGATGCAGCTGCATGAAGAGGCCGAGCTGCTTCGCTTCCTGTTTCAGGTGCACAAGGACCGACTAATGCTAGAGCACGGGGAGTCGGCAACAGAGCAGCTCTACAGGGAGCGGCAGGCAGAGGAGCAGAAGATCACAAAGAACTTCTATGGGGACTATAAGAAAGCACGCCTGGACCTGTTCCGGCATCTACACAGCCAGAACCCGGAGGTACCGGAGCTGACTATATTCCAGAAAACGCAGAAGCTGCTTGATCGGGTGGTGTTCGTTTGCTTCTGCGAAGACCTGACAATCATACCGCCGTACACCTTCCGGAGCCTTCTGAAAGCTGTAAAAGAAGACAAGTTTAACCGACAGGACACCAAGATCTATGAGCGGGTGAAGGGCTTGTTTCATGCCATCGACAAGGGCTATCCGGAGGAAGGAATCAACAAGTTTAACGGAGGCCTGTTCGCCCCAGACGCGTTGCTTGACAACCTGCAGATAAAGGACAGCACGCTGGAGCACATCATTTCCCTGGAGAAGTACGATTTTGCCTCGGATCTGAATGTGAACATCTTGGGGCACATATTCGAGCAAAGCATCTCGGACATAGAGGAGACAAAGGCAGAAATAGCGGGGCAGGACTTCGAAGCCGAGACCGGGAAGAGAAAGAAAGACGGCATATTCTATACTCCGGAGTACATTACCCGCTATATTGTAAAGGAAGCCGTAGGGGGTTGGCTGCAGGACCGACAACGGGAACTGGGCTTTGAGAAGCTGCCCGAGCTTACCGAGAATGACTACGCCAGCATCCGATTCGATGCAAAGAAAAAGCTAGTGACAAATAAGGCGGTGGAGAAACACCTAAAAGCATGGGACGCTTACCGGGAGGCCCTGCGAAACATCAAGGTGCTGGATCCAGCCTGTGGATCCGGTGCGTTCCTGAACCAGGTATTCGATTTCCTGTTCCAGGAGGGGCAACGCGTGAACAAGGAGCTCGCCCGGCTGCGTGGCGGGCAGTTTGAGGCCTTTGACCTGGACAGGCACATCCTGAACAACAACATATTCGGTGTGGACCTAAACGAGGAGAGCGTTGAAATCACAAAGCTTAGCCTCTGGCTCAAGACTGCTAACAAAAGTAAGGAGCTCACAACGCTTGATGCCAACATCAAGTGCGGTAATTCACTAGTCTCTGATCCGGCAACTGCTGGAGAGAAAGCCTTTGACTGGCAGAAAGAGTTTTACGATGTTTTTGCAACAGGTGGCTTTGATGTTGTGGTGGGCAATCCCCCTTACGGAGCTACAGTCTCTGATGTGGAGAAAAAATATTTTGACGCTTTTTACTCAACTACACAGTACAATTATGATACTTATAAATTCTTCTTTGAGAAGGCAAGTAACGTCCTGAACAGTGGTGGGTATCTCGGGTACATAACACCCAACACCTTTCTGGTTTTAGAGAATGGGGTGCAGTTGAGGAAATTTCTGTTTGAAGACCATGTATTGATCAGCCTGCTTGAAACATTTAATGTTTTTCCGGATGCAATAGTGGAACCCTTAGTATCGATATTCAAGAAAGCGAGGGTAGCAGATGATTATAAATTCCATGTTTTGCTCAACAGCCGCATTAATAAGCAAGAGTTTAATACCAGCTTACTTGAAACCATTGGCTTCTCAAGAAATGATTTGTTCGAAAGTGATAAGCTCATTTTTAATTATAGGGCTACAGAAATAGCAAGAAAGCTTAGAAAGAAGATCAAGGACATAAGCACTCCCCTCGTTGAAAGCTGTATTGTGACAACTGGAGTAAAGCCTTACCAGACGGGGAAGGGCGTTCCAAAGCAGACTAAAAAGGACGTAAAAGAAAAACCATTTACAGCATTTAATTTAATTGATTCAAGCTGGTCTCCACTGATCAGAGGTACTCAGGTGAACAGATACAGCTTAAAGTGGGACGGAGAATATATAAAGTATGGAGAGTGGTTAGCTGAACCGAGAGGGAAAGAAGCTTTTCTACAACCTAAACTATTTATTAGGAGAACAGACGACAAACTGTTGACTGTATATGATGAAAACAGCTATATAGGTGTCAATTCGGTTCATACTATAGTACCTAGATCCAGCACCCTAAGCATTAAGTATGTGGAAGCACTGTTGAATTCAAAATTAATGAAGTGGGTGTTTCAGTTTGATAACTTCCACATGGTAGGAAAACCACTTGCAGAGGTAAAGGTGATTTTTGTTGAACGGCTACCAATAGTTATCGCTGAATCTCAACAGGACTTAATTGAGAGAGCAGACTTAATGAGAGCGAAGAGCAGGGAGTTACAGGAGCTCGCAAATAAGTTCTTAACACTGCTTAAGACAGAATTCAATACTGTTACTCCAAGTCAAAAGATGATGCAGTGGTATAGCCTATCTTGGTCAGACTTTGTCAAGGAACTAAAGAAATCAAAAGTGAAATTAACCTTAGCTCAGAAAGCTGAGTGGGTATCTTATTTCGAGGCGCAGCAAAAGTTAGCTGCTCAAATCCAGCAACTACTTCAGCATACTGACAATGAAATTGATCGGATGGTTTACCAATTATATAACCTCACAAGAGAAGAAATTGAGTTGATAAACCATTAGCGGTAAAAGCCCCTCACTTTACATAAAAATACTTATCGGCTGAACCGCCACAACAGGCATCAATTCAATATACACTCAGATTAGAAGCGACTTCTTTAAATAGAGAGGATAATAAAGTTTAAAGGACGCTACCAATGTGACTACCAGTTGTGACGGCTATAATCCCCTCAAATAAATCGTGAGCGCATATATATTTACAACAGATCGTCCACGGAGAAAGCATGAGCTATAATAAAGGCTAAAACATCACGACAAATATTTTCATAGAGACGATGCATTTGACGTATACATTTCCCTTCTCTTTCCCGTTCGTGAAGGT
This genomic interval from Pontibacter kalidii contains the following:
- a CDS encoding Eco57I restriction-modification methylase domain-containing protein is translated as MAQLYSPIFSRKYLKSKAQNFHLSQFPDLAKKRAFIEKWQSGIKSGKILKQKEEELQSEFLNIFFGEVLEYVYSPEATRWNLSKEHKSDSDSTKADGALGYFWMFGSERKADVRAVIELKDARTDLDKPQNRFHDKRSPVEQAFSYVPKAGGNCRWVLVSNFLEIRLYHHSDQSRYEQFDVMQLHEEAELLRFLFQVHKDRLMLEHGESATEQLYRERQAEEQKITKNFYGDYKKARLDLFRHLHSQNPEVPELTIFQKTQKLLDRVVFVCFCEDLTIIPPYTFRSLLKAVKEDKFNRQDTKIYERVKGLFHAIDKGYPEEGINKFNGGLFAPDALLDNLQIKDSTLEHIISLEKYDFASDLNVNILGHIFEQSISDIEETKAEIAGQDFEAETGKRKKDGIFYTPEYITRYIVKEAVGGWLQDRQRELGFEKLPELTENDYASIRFDAKKKLVTNKAVEKHLKAWDAYREALRNIKVLDPACGSGAFLNQVFDFLFQEGQRVNKELARLRGGQFEAFDLDRHILNNNIFGVDLNEESVEITKLSLWLKTANKSKELTTLDANIKCGNSLVSDPATAGEKAFDWQKEFYDVFATGGFDVVVGNPPYGATVSDVEKKYFDAFYSTTQYNYDTYKFFFEKASNVLNSGGYLGYITPNTFLVLENGVQLRKFLFEDHVLISLLETFNVFPDAIVEPLVSIFKKARVADDYKFHVLLNSRINKQEFNTSLLETIGFSRNDLFESDKLIFNYRATEIARKLRKKIKDISTPLVESCIVTTGVKPYQTGKGVPKQTKKDVKEKPFTAFNLIDSSWSPLIRGTQVNRYSLKWDGEYIKYGEWLAEPRGKEAFLQPKLFIRRTDDKLLTVYDENSYIGVNSVHTIVPRSSTLSIKYVEALLNSKLMKWVFQFDNFHMVGKPLAEVKVIFVERLPIVIAESQQDLIERADLMRAKSRELQELANKFLTLLKTEFNTVTPSQKMMQWYSLSWSDFVKELKKSKVKLTLAQKAEWVSYFEAQQKLAAQIQQLLQHTDNEIDRMVYQLYNLTREEIELINH
- a CDS encoding Fic/DOC family protein; this translates as MGEYTTAADDNLLGIADKAQLNELEAKGVLRAEEYMLDLDFPVEITTSLILDIHRTAFGEVYEWAGKWRNKDLQVGSYTPPRFFDIPRLMSEFIYDLNYRLQNLDNNNTNTLVRDLAWAHHKMVHIHPFVNGNGRSARLITDLLAYMHGYQSVELYQREGDGRKKYLQAVKLADTHDFSELEQMIRAQLKPL
- a CDS encoding UvrD-helicase domain-containing protein; this encodes MVKERLTLEPEVQEIFQCIDNNCNFLLSGGAGSGKTFSLVQVIRQVIIENPTAKVACMTYTNAAVKEIEERVNHKNLNVSTIHDFLWDNIKHFQKELKSAIITLANDVEAKISIDEGRAIPADYFNNLEKGVQYKEYLKLKEGIISHDELLIIANFLFENHPKLSSIVKDKFQFIFIDEYQDTSKSVVAIFLNHFRKSQKKNLIGFFGDAMQSIYDDGIGNLDEYKGDAADMVREVKKTQNRRSPLKIIELANRLRTDGIVQEPSIDEGAPNMVAGQVKEGNILFIHSNNGDVAAVKQYLTHNHNWDFSNAKETKELNLTHNLIADKAGFRTLMDIYDSDPVIGLKNDILNKIKNSNKKGLSEIEITEDDSFDTVVNKLQLKNKQRQLKKELLLQDDNNANLYNQLKHKPFSEVKKIYLSKDALIDDKKQDENGDHKKGSKRDSLIKHLFKIQSNIVLYKTGRYNEFLRVTDYRYKINQVTDKRTLKNNIESLVNVGNKTIEEVINDAHERGICLIDDTLEKFIVKNEYLYNRVKEVQFEEFQKLYDYLEGKTPFSTQHKTKGTEFNNVLVVLDNGGWNNYNFENLFLNTGKESVLKRTQKIFYVCCTRAKENLVVFYHNPSKQVIVSATEWFGAKNIVAI